A portion of the Manihot esculenta cultivar AM560-2 chromosome 2, M.esculenta_v8, whole genome shotgun sequence genome contains these proteins:
- the LOC110606627 gene encoding transcription factor MYB106 has product MGRSPCCDKVGLKKGPWTPEEDQKLLAYIEEHGHGSWRALPAKAGLQRCGKSCRLRWTNYLRPDIKRGKFSLQEEQTIIQLHALLGNRWSAIATHLPKRTDNEIKNYWNTHLKKRLAKMGIDPVTHKPKNDALLSSDGQSKNAANLSHMAQWESARLEAEARLVRESKLRSHSFQEQLSPTGYVSGSGSGSVSASASTSAQPQQCVDVLKAWNGGWSKSSEGGNGLNTTGIGGDHHLESPTSTLTFSENAPPLIMNSSGTGGENSIPMIELVGTSGSSETGIIKEEGEHDWKNLRNSSHHYHHHHLMHENTVSLTSSLHHPDMTISMEGPWTPEFLKLSSSHIHVGNVDIEEGFTSLLLNDSGERSLSDSGKDSDNSGGSGNDCYEDNKNYWNSILYNLVNSSPTDSPMF; this is encoded by the exons ATGGGTCGATCGCCGTGCTGTGACAAGGTGGGCTTGAAGAAAGGACCTTGGACACCTGAGGAAGATCAAAAACTCTTAGCTTATATTGAAGAACATGGTCATGGAAGCTGGCGTGCGTTGCCAGCAAAAGCAG GTCTTCAAAGATGTGGAAAGAGCTGCAGGCTTAGATGGACTAATTATCTGAGACCTGATATTAAGAGAGGGAAGTTTAGTTTGCAAGAAGAACAAACCATTATTCAGCTCCATGCTCTCTTAGGCAACAG GTGGTCGGCTATAGCAACTCACTTGCCAAAAAGAACAGATAATGAGATCAAGAACTACTGGAATACGCATCTTAAGAAAAGGTTAGCCAAAATGGGGATTGATCCGGTGACCCACAAGCCAAAAAATGATGCCTTGCTATCCAGTGACGGTCAATCCAAGAATGCAGCAAATCTTAGCCACATGGCTCAATGGGAGAGTGCCCGGCTCGAAGCCGAGGCTAGGTTGGTTAGAGAATCCAAGCTACGTTCACATTCCTTTCAGGAGCAGCTCAGTCCTACAGGGTATGTTTCTGGTTCAGGCTCTGGCTCAGTTTCAGCTTCTGCATCTACTTCAGCCCAGCCGCAACAGTGTGTTGATGTACTAAAAGCATGGAATGGTGGATGGTCTAAGTCGAGTGAAGGTGGCAATGGTCTTAACACAACTGGAATTGGAGGTGATCATCACCTTGAGTCTCCAACATCTACCCTTACTTTCTCAGAAAATGCACCGCCACTGATCATGAACTCTTCAGGAACTGGAGGAGAAAATTCTATTCCTATGATCGAGTTGGTTGGAACTTCAGGATCATCAGAGACAGGAATTATCAAAGAGGAAGGTGAACATGATTGGAAAAACCTTCGAAATTCAAGTCATCATTATCATCACCATCATCTTATGCATGAGAATACAGTTTCTTTGACATCGAGTCTTCACCATCCTGACATGACAATTTCTATGGAAGGTCCATGGACTCCAGAGTTTCTGAAGTTAAGCAGCAGTCATATTCATGTAGGAAATGTGGACATTGAAGAAGGTTTCACTAGTCTCCTGCTCAATGATTCCGGTGAAAGGAGTTTGTCGGACAGTGGTAAGGACTCAGATAATAGTGGTGGCAGCGGCAACGACTGTTATGAAGATAACAAGAATTACTGGAATAGCATTCTTTACAATTTGGTGAATTCTTCTCCCACAGATTCGCCAATGTTCTAA